One window from the genome of Epinephelus moara isolate mb chromosome 21, YSFRI_EMoa_1.0, whole genome shotgun sequence encodes:
- the LOC126409177 gene encoding uncharacterized protein LOC126409177: MITIEATAPGGSEQALFIKAGTCYIRANRVVEAKGRTQWLWALESKCPMLQAHLNGSVWSNPQGIWTATVDTNLDGQRGFLRLNARPWPELTVEGELTHNLPALKDLPEHSRLRVTCRAGKQRYDTEAVIQTEECTVGASGVVMSQPGLRGSLVYHNNCTVIQEWGSPDGMQSSVLLVVSPTVAESQVSMTMDDAELQASVALKKNKRQRT; encoded by the exons ATGATCACCATAGAGGCCACTGCTCCTGGAGGCTCTGAGCAGGCCCTGTTCATTAAAGCGGGGACGTGTTATATAAGAGCCAATAGAGTCGTAGAGGCCAAAGGAAGGACACAGTGGCTCTGGGCTCTGGAGTCAAAGTGCCCAATGTTACAG GCTCATTTGAATGGCTCAGTGTGGAGTAACCCTCAGGGTATCTGGACAGCGACGGTGGACACCAATCTGGATGGCCAAAGGGGTTTCCTGAGGCTGAATGCAAGGCCCTGGCCGGAGCTGACTGTGGAGGGCGAGCTCACTCACAACCTTCCTGCTCTCAAAGACTTACCTGAGCACAGCAGACTGAGAGTCACCTGCAGGGCTGGAAAACAACGATATGACACTGAAGCCGTCATACAGACGGAGGAGTGCACTGTGGGAGCCAGTGgggttgtgatgtcacagcctGGCCTGCGGGGGTCGCTGGTGTATCACAACAACTGCACAGTGATTCAG GAGTGGGGTAGTCCGGACGGGATGCAGTCCTCTGTGTTGTTGGTTGTCTCCCCAACTGTTGCAGAATCTCAGGTCTCCATGACAATGGATGATGCAGAGTTACAGGCGTCAGTGGCtcttaagaaaaataag AGACAAAGGACGTGA